The Moorena producens PAL-8-15-08-1 genomic interval CTTGGTAGCAGTTATTACTAGCTAAAAAGATGATGCTAGAACGCACCTATCTTAGCATCAGGTCAGATTCAGGAGGAATCGTGAGTTAGGGACAGACGAGGATTTGTGATAGCCTAGAAATTAGTAGTAAAAATCAGAAAAAAACTCCTGAGCGCACCAATAACCCTAGCTATCACCCTAAGGTTAGAGCAAAAAACCAATCCCATCAATAGAAATTATTCCTGTAAATCAATCACACAGCCACACTGATTAATCCAGACGCCACAGGCAGTGCTGAATCGGTTGAGCTTTAGGGCGGCAGCCCCGCGCTGTACCCGTGCTTGGTCAGCGTCTCAAAGTTACCGTAAGGATAGGGTCGCCTTTATGGTTGGTCGGTTATGCATAAAAGAGGTGCGACCCGTGGCGAATTTAATTCGCCTAGCGATGCAGCGCGGTCTTGGGGGTTTCCCCCATGAGCGACTGCATCAAGACAAGGCTCCACTAACAATCAGGTTTCGTCTCTAGGAAGGATAGCCCGGTGATGGAGTGAAACGGAGTCACCAATTAGGAATCCTGGGGGATAGGGAAACGAGCTATCAAGCTTCTAATCAACTCAGAGGGTGTCATCCCTCTCTTATCGGCCTCCTGTTTTAATTGTCGTTTTTCAAATTCAGTTACTCTGACTATCAACTTTTTATCTTTCATCTTTTCGGTATTTTGGATTGTCATATGGATCCCCAAATGTTAGACTAACAATAGGTCGATAAGCAAGAGGACAAAAATGAGATATGCATATCAATACCGATTAAGACTAGCAAAGTCGCAAATTGCAAAAGTAGAGAAATGGCTGGACATGTTGCGTCATCAGTACAACTATTTGTTGGCAGACAGGTTTAATTGGTTTGAGCAGAATCGCTGTCCTATTAATTCTTGTCCCCTTGTTTGTCATTTACCAGATCTAAGAAATAACCCTGACTACTTTTCCCAGAAGAAAACTCTACCTCAGCTAAAGAAAGATAGACCTTGGTATAGTTATATTCACGCTCACGTATTACAGGATTGCGTAAAGAGAGTAGATCTGGCTTTTAAGCGGTTTCTTAAGGGAGATAGTAATGGGAAAAAGAGCGGAAGACCTCGATTTAAAAGTAAAAATAGATACAAGTCGTTTACTTTTCCTTCTCTATCCAAGAATCCTATAAATGGCAACATCTTGACTCTTCCAAAATTTGGCAAAGTCAAGATAATTTATCACCGACCTATCCCAGAAGGATTCAAAATCAAAACAGCTACCATAACCCGAAAGGCTGATGGCTACTATGTTACGTTGTCAATCCAAGATGATAGTGTTCCAGAGGTTATCCCAGTAGATAGCGTTGAAAATCCCATTGGGATAGATATGGGTCTCAAGTCTTTTCTTGTTAAGTCTGATGGTTCAGAGGTACCAATACCCCAATACTATCGAAAGGCTCAAAAACGGCTAAAGAAGATCCAAAAAGTTGTTAGTCGGTCTAAAAAAGGTAGTAACAACAGGAAAAAGGCTGTTAGCAAATTAGGCAAAGCCCATAAAAGAGTTGCTGACACTCGGAAAGACTTTCATTTTAAAACAGCAAAGGGATTACTAAACAATCATGATTTAGTAGCTCATGAAAAGTTGAACATTAAAGGTTTAGCGAAAACTAAATTAGCTAAATCTATATTAGATGCTGGTTGGGGTCAATTTCTGTCTATCTTATCAGTCAAAGCCTTAAATGCTGGACTAATCACGAAGGCAGTGAATCCCAGAAATACCAGCCAAAACTGTTCCAATTGTGGAACGAAAGTCCCTAAAAAATTAAAAGACCGCATCCATTCTTGTCCTCACTGTGGGTTTACAGCGGATCGTGATGTGAATGCGGCAATAAACATATTGAATTTGGCGGTGGGGCGTCCCGTCAGCAGTAAAGCTTGCCGAGTAACCGAAGGGATACCTGGTGTTGGCAAGAAGCCCGCGTTGTCCCGTTAGGGCAACGTCGGGAGTACGTCACATAGGATTTTATTAACGACTCAATTTAAGTAATCAATCCTCTTGGTCATGGCTAAATTGTTGAAATTGTTAGGAATTGGCCTAGAATTAACTATCGCTATACTTATAGCTAGACCAGGTTGGTGTTTACCACCTCCGGAAGATCTACCAGAAGAGGTGTTGAGAACTGAGATTATTATTGAAGCGCGATCGCCTCTTGATGGCAAGCCAATGAATCCCGCTGAATACGCCCAACTGCAAGATGCCATAGCACAACGCTCAACCAGCCCTGGCCTTGACCCCCAGATTCGAGAATTGATTTTTCTGTTGCAACTGAGCGATTTGTTTCGGACAATCCTTCCGTTCTAACGGTGATACTCCCAGACCTGTTTACCCGACGGGGTGACAAACTGCCTTAAAAGCTTTACGGGGTGTGGGGTGTGGGGTGATGGGTGTAGGGTAACCCACCCCTAACCCCTCCCAGGAGGGGAAGATCAGGAGCTGGCGGAGTTGCGACGGGACGGTTAAATCAGGTTTGGGAGCGATTGTTATCCCACCGGCTCACTCCAAATTCCCTGTCAGCCATGCA includes:
- a CDS encoding RNA-guided endonuclease InsQ/TnpB family protein, which gives rise to MRYAYQYRLRLAKSQIAKVEKWLDMLRHQYNYLLADRFNWFEQNRCPINSCPLVCHLPDLRNNPDYFSQKKTLPQLKKDRPWYSYIHAHVLQDCVKRVDLAFKRFLKGDSNGKKSGRPRFKSKNRYKSFTFPSLSKNPINGNILTLPKFGKVKIIYHRPIPEGFKIKTATITRKADGYYVTLSIQDDSVPEVIPVDSVENPIGIDMGLKSFLVKSDGSEVPIPQYYRKAQKRLKKIQKVVSRSKKGSNNRKKAVSKLGKAHKRVADTRKDFHFKTAKGLLNNHDLVAHEKLNIKGLAKTKLAKSILDAGWGQFLSILSVKALNAGLITKAVNPRNTSQNCSNCGTKVPKKLKDRIHSCPHCGFTADRDVNAAINILNLAVGRPVSSKACRVTEGIPGVGKKPALSR
- a CDS encoding plasmid mobilization protein codes for the protein MTIQNTEKMKDKKLIVRVTEFEKRQLKQEADKRGMTPSELIRSLIARFPIPQDS